From one Henriciella marina DSM 19595 genomic stretch:
- a CDS encoding TonB-dependent receptor domain-containing protein translates to MSFVRKRTNESLQRVLLSGVAATTVLAFAGPAAMAQDDVETIPEVEEEASVQQTITVTGSRIPSDPNLISSVPVQSVDENAIKLSGEFNLADVVNDIPALVSSTTAEQSDTGANALNLRGLGAERTLTLVNGRRHVAGFRGTQAVDIGTIPRSLVERVEVTTGGASAVYGADAVTGVVNFVLKDDFEGLQLDLRGGVSGEGDAENFSFDLLAGQNFDNDKGNVVFALSYEDDSAITYGDRDWSRDNGIASVEPRANPAALTDPNAPPRAVINDPRFWLTSQEGSIAPTFGGRNVNYVDINGNGTPDCQESAGGRAAFLAGCWLTNPDGSIRVNQDGIVLNGLWGIGGDGGAISFNRDTLYPETDKAVVNLNANYDLDPSFSVFFEAKWVNAESTTFAEQDTFYDTLFIAADNPFIPAQLNPVVAQTGGLLLTQDPLDFSDDNPFTYERETLRFVAGFEWEPAEGHIVEGSINRGQFTRRDEYTGLYLDRVFAAIDTVQDANGNVVCRSDLNPNAAYEIDYFTAGNGYADGGFSSDRYYSFTPGDGSCAPLNPFGTYSTSQAARDFVTSDLKDELKLQQTVISLISTGQFDVMDFVLDGPIGYAAGLEYRDERSESTLDPITLGILPPTTSFTPGAQVSQIDPFLFSYTSIDNSQQFNTSGGYDVYDAFAEIRLPILRDRPFAKELTVDGAVRLASYSTLGEATTWKVGGSWAPIDDITFRGTISEAVRAPNVSELFDPRLPIEVSATADPCDPGNVNAGTASRLPNCIADLQAAGVPLNQIVDGSGNYIYVNPLTGRFSGVSGGNPDLDVETAETYTIGAVFAPRFIEGFTLTVDYWDVSIEDAISAVAAGDILDGCLDSANYPSLEFCGLYTRRADGGLNGLETGQINFAQVEASGVDFSASYSFDYGENTFGATLVGSYQEKLDRFFNPADPEDVNPEIEELFFPELSGNLNLSWARGPLNVGFQTQYISRQAVDEVEDILGLNGNQALYGNAGFFDEAYIFDANASYEFNDQFTVYGGVNNIAGKDPYSTQTAWPVGPRGRFFFLGLTYTR, encoded by the coding sequence ATGAGTTTTGTTCGCAAAAGAACGAATGAGAGCCTTCAGCGCGTCCTGCTGTCTGGGGTGGCGGCAACAACCGTTCTGGCGTTTGCCGGACCTGCCGCAATGGCGCAGGACGATGTTGAGACCATTCCTGAAGTTGAGGAAGAGGCGTCCGTTCAGCAAACGATCACGGTAACGGGCTCGCGCATCCCGTCCGACCCCAACCTGATTTCATCGGTGCCCGTTCAGTCAGTCGACGAAAATGCAATCAAGCTTTCGGGTGAGTTTAACCTTGCGGATGTCGTGAATGACATTCCGGCACTCGTATCGTCGACCACAGCAGAACAGTCTGATACCGGCGCGAACGCGCTCAATCTTCGGGGGCTGGGTGCCGAACGGACCCTGACGCTCGTCAACGGTCGCCGCCACGTCGCTGGCTTCCGCGGAACGCAAGCTGTCGATATCGGCACGATCCCGCGCTCTCTTGTTGAGCGCGTCGAGGTGACGACGGGTGGTGCGTCTGCGGTTTATGGTGCCGACGCTGTGACCGGTGTCGTGAACTTCGTCCTAAAGGACGATTTTGAGGGTCTTCAACTCGACCTCAGAGGGGGTGTCTCCGGGGAGGGCGATGCTGAGAACTTCTCCTTTGACCTTCTTGCGGGCCAAAATTTCGACAATGACAAAGGCAATGTCGTTTTCGCGCTGAGTTATGAAGACGATTCGGCCATCACCTATGGCGACCGCGACTGGTCACGCGACAACGGCATTGCCAGCGTTGAGCCACGTGCCAACCCGGCTGCTCTGACGGACCCGAACGCGCCGCCCCGCGCCGTCATCAATGATCCTCGTTTCTGGCTGACCTCGCAGGAAGGCTCGATCGCGCCGACTTTCGGTGGGCGGAACGTTAATTATGTCGATATCAACGGCAATGGCACGCCGGACTGTCAGGAATCAGCGGGCGGACGCGCAGCTTTTCTTGCAGGTTGCTGGCTGACCAATCCTGATGGCTCTATCCGCGTCAATCAGGACGGCATTGTTCTGAATGGTCTGTGGGGGATTGGCGGAGATGGCGGTGCCATCAGTTTTAACCGTGACACGCTTTACCCAGAAACTGACAAGGCGGTTGTCAATCTCAATGCGAATTATGACCTTGATCCGAGCTTTTCTGTCTTCTTCGAAGCGAAATGGGTCAATGCAGAATCAACGACATTTGCTGAGCAGGACACATTCTACGATACGCTGTTCATTGCAGCAGATAACCCGTTTATCCCCGCTCAGCTTAACCCTGTCGTCGCCCAGACGGGCGGTCTGCTGTTAACGCAGGATCCCCTCGATTTCAGTGACGACAATCCGTTCACCTATGAGCGTGAAACGCTTCGTTTCGTCGCCGGGTTCGAATGGGAGCCCGCTGAAGGTCATATCGTTGAGGGGTCCATAAATCGCGGCCAGTTTACGCGGCGCGATGAGTATACCGGGCTTTACCTTGATCGTGTCTTCGCTGCGATTGACACGGTGCAGGATGCTAACGGTAACGTCGTCTGCCGCTCGGACCTGAACCCGAATGCCGCCTACGAGATCGATTATTTCACGGCTGGCAACGGTTATGCTGACGGCGGATTTTCCTCCGACCGTTACTACTCCTTCACGCCGGGCGATGGGTCTTGTGCCCCGCTCAATCCTTTCGGGACATATTCGACCAGTCAGGCGGCGCGTGATTTTGTGACATCTGACCTGAAAGACGAACTGAAGCTTCAGCAAACGGTCATCTCACTTATCTCGACCGGTCAGTTCGACGTGATGGACTTTGTGCTTGACGGTCCGATTGGATATGCGGCCGGTCTTGAGTATCGCGACGAGCGAAGCGAAAGCACGCTTGACCCGATTACGCTTGGTATCCTGCCACCCACCACCTCCTTCACGCCGGGCGCGCAGGTCAGCCAGATCGACCCGTTTCTGTTTTCGTACACGAGCATCGACAATTCTCAGCAATTCAACACGTCGGGCGGCTACGACGTTTACGATGCCTTCGCTGAGATTCGCCTTCCGATCCTGCGCGATCGCCCGTTCGCCAAAGAGCTAACCGTTGATGGTGCGGTTCGTCTCGCGAGTTATTCGACCCTTGGCGAGGCAACGACCTGGAAGGTCGGCGGCTCCTGGGCGCCGATTGACGATATCACGTTCCGCGGCACAATTTCTGAAGCTGTTCGTGCACCGAACGTGTCTGAACTATTCGATCCAAGACTTCCGATAGAGGTTTCAGCGACAGCCGATCCATGCGATCCGGGCAACGTGAATGCAGGTACGGCGTCAAGGCTTCCAAACTGTATCGCGGACCTGCAGGCAGCAGGTGTGCCTTTGAACCAGATCGTCGACGGTAGCGGGAACTACATCTATGTGAACCCGCTCACAGGGCGCTTCTCCGGTGTGTCCGGCGGCAATCCAGATCTCGATGTGGAAACCGCAGAAACCTATACGATCGGGGCGGTCTTTGCGCCTCGATTCATCGAAGGATTCACGCTCACCGTCGATTACTGGGATGTGTCCATTGAGGATGCGATCTCTGCAGTCGCAGCGGGCGATATTCTGGATGGCTGTCTCGACTCGGCAAACTATCCGTCGCTCGAATTCTGTGGCCTCTATACCCGGCGTGCCGATGGCGGTCTGAACGGTCTTGAAACCGGCCAGATCAACTTTGCGCAAGTAGAGGCAAGCGGCGTAGACTTCTCGGCCAGCTACAGCTTTGACTATGGCGAAAACACGTTTGGGGCGACCTTGGTCGGGTCCTACCAGGAGAAACTCGACCGGTTCTTCAATCCAGCTGACCCGGAGGATGTAAATCCGGAAATCGAAGAGCTTTTCTTCCCTGAGCTCTCCGGCAACCTGAACCTGAGCTGGGCGCGGGGTCCTCTTAACGTCGGCTTCCAGACCCAGTATATCAGCCGGCAGGCAGTGGACGAGGTTGAGGATATCCTTGGTCTCAATGGGAATCAGGCGCTTTACGGCAATGCGGGTTTCTTTGACGAAGCCTACATCTTCGATGCGAACGCCTCGTATGAGTTCAACGATCAGTTCACCGTCTATGGCGGCGTGAACAATATCGCTGGCAAGGACCCATACTCGACCCAGACGGCCTGGCCGGTTGGTCCTCGGGGACGGTTCTTCTTCCTTGGCCTGACCTATACCCGCTAG
- a CDS encoding tetratricopeptide repeat-containing sulfotransferase family protein yields the protein MSDADQMFVAKAKALASEGMISEAIACLESGLASHPAAFDGWMALSKLLYTTRDFSGAVGAARRMENADPFPSEFLRIQRAIETRNFSEAHEIAASMAERVPGHPRAVFTLAHLARARGDHEAAAAYLSGSFDHAPANPVLRELHVSALEDAGDYAGAIEAARQLVQIEESYATLQRLLSVLLRYGLNDEALKACDRAEMLAVDDTAKLIEINMLRGQLHRILGDSDQSVADFKASLAADPRQAVAWWGLADLKTYKFSETEERAIGDLLMSPAGSRAEKCMAAFALAKASEAYGDPERMMAWYGKANSLHAGETFDPVQFSQAIDRLREAFDVGAAQTQADRRADGPTPIFILGLPRSGSTLLEQMLASHSRVEGTMELPVLPSIKRRAHKLCADKYGGDYLGNIGKLSAAELSELGQQYIDDSTVFRAEGADFFIDKLPHNFEHVALIHKILPHATIIDIRRNPMDCGLSLYKQHFATGVGYSYDLGHIGTYYNGYLALMDHWDTVLPGRVKRVIYEDLVASPEKIIRQLLSDIGLGFEADVLNFHQTQRAVRTASSEQVRQPLNSAGIGQWRRVGPHLSRLKESLGADTLRRFEPYLGGAVR from the coding sequence ATGTCAGACGCCGACCAGATGTTCGTGGCGAAAGCCAAAGCGCTCGCAAGCGAGGGCATGATCTCTGAAGCCATCGCTTGTCTTGAGAGCGGACTGGCGTCGCATCCGGCAGCCTTTGACGGATGGATGGCGCTTTCAAAGTTGCTCTACACGACGCGCGATTTCTCGGGAGCCGTCGGTGCCGCGAGGCGCATGGAGAATGCTGACCCTTTCCCATCCGAATTTTTACGCATTCAGCGGGCGATCGAGACACGGAACTTCAGCGAAGCTCATGAGATCGCCGCGAGCATGGCGGAGCGCGTCCCCGGCCACCCACGGGCTGTCTTCACGCTCGCCCATCTGGCGCGCGCCCGCGGCGACCACGAAGCTGCTGCGGCGTATCTAAGCGGGAGCTTCGACCACGCTCCGGCAAACCCGGTGCTGAGAGAGCTTCATGTCAGCGCGCTGGAAGACGCAGGTGATTATGCGGGCGCGATTGAGGCGGCTCGACAGCTTGTCCAGATCGAAGAGAGCTATGCGACGCTTCAGCGCCTGCTCAGCGTCCTGCTGCGATATGGCCTCAATGACGAGGCGCTAAAGGCTTGCGATCGCGCCGAGATGCTCGCTGTGGATGACACTGCAAAGCTCATCGAAATCAACATGTTGCGCGGACAACTTCATCGCATCCTTGGCGATAGCGACCAGAGTGTTGCGGACTTCAAGGCCAGTCTCGCCGCTGATCCGCGTCAGGCGGTCGCGTGGTGGGGGCTGGCAGACCTCAAGACCTACAAATTCAGCGAGACCGAGGAGAGAGCGATCGGCGATCTTCTCATGTCGCCAGCTGGCAGCCGTGCCGAGAAATGTATGGCCGCCTTTGCGCTGGCGAAGGCAAGCGAAGCCTATGGCGACCCAGAACGGATGATGGCCTGGTATGGCAAGGCCAATAGTCTCCATGCGGGCGAGACGTTTGATCCAGTTCAGTTCTCGCAAGCGATTGACCGGTTGCGAGAGGCCTTCGATGTCGGCGCGGCCCAGACGCAGGCCGATCGCCGGGCAGACGGCCCGACGCCAATTTTCATCCTCGGACTGCCTCGGTCTGGTTCAACGCTGCTTGAGCAGATGCTCGCGAGTCATTCCCGGGTGGAAGGGACGATGGAATTGCCCGTTCTGCCATCGATCAAGCGGCGTGCTCACAAGCTGTGCGCCGACAAATATGGCGGCGACTATCTCGGCAATATCGGCAAGCTGAGCGCGGCTGAACTCTCAGAGCTTGGCCAGCAATATATCGATGACAGCACGGTCTTCCGCGCAGAGGGCGCCGATTTCTTCATCGACAAGCTGCCGCATAATTTCGAGCATGTCGCTCTGATCCACAAGATCCTGCCCCATGCGACGATCATCGACATCAGACGTAACCCGATGGATTGCGGCCTCAGCCTCTACAAGCAGCATTTCGCGACTGGTGTCGGCTACAGCTACGACCTTGGCCATATCGGGACTTATTATAACGGATATCTCGCATTGATGGACCATTGGGACACGGTGCTGCCGGGCAGGGTGAAACGCGTCATCTATGAGGATCTCGTCGCCTCGCCGGAGAAAATCATCCGTCAGCTGCTCAGCGATATTGGTCTGGGCTTTGAAGCAGATGTTCTCAACTTCCATCAGACCCAAAGAGCCGTGCGCACCGCGAGCAGCGAACAGGTCCGCCAGCCGCTGAATTCGGCCGGGATTGGGCAGTGGCGCAGGGTTGGGCCGCACCTTTCCCGCCTGAAAGA